A window of the Polaribacter batillariae genome harbors these coding sequences:
- a CDS encoding TraR/DksA family transcriptional regulator — MPGVKVKYSDEDLQEFKEIIEKKIARAQEDLALLEASYKNDANNGTDDTSPSFKSFDEGSEVMSKEANVQLAIRQEKFIRDLKNALLRIENKTYGVCRVTKKLIQKERLKLVPHATLSIEAKRKQ; from the coding sequence ATGCCAGGTGTTAAAGTAAAATATTCGGATGAAGATTTACAAGAGTTTAAAGAAATTATCGAAAAAAAAATAGCAAGAGCCCAAGAAGATTTGGCCTTATTAGAAGCATCTTATAAAAATGATGCCAATAATGGTACAGACGATACTTCACCTTCTTTTAAATCTTTTGACGAAGGTTCTGAGGTAATGAGCAAAGAAGCCAATGTACAATTAGCGATTAGACAAGAAAAGTTTATTAGAGACCTAAAAAATGCCTTGTTACGTATAGAAAACAAAACGTATGGTGTTTGTAGAGTTACTAAAAAATTAATTCAAAAAGAGCGTTTAAAATTAGTACCCCATGCAACCTTAAGTATAGAGGCAAAACGCAAACAATAA
- the ileS gene encoding isoleucine--tRNA ligase, which translates to MKAKFPEYKGLDLPKVAEEILNYWKENNIFKKSVTTREGAKPFVFFEGPPSANGLPGVHHVLARAIKDIFPRYKTMKGYQVKRKAGWDTHGLPIELGVEKELGITKEDIGVKISVEDYNAACRKAVMRYTDIWNDLTQKMGYWVDMDNPYITYEPKYMESVWWLLKQIYNKDLIYKGYTIQPYSPKAGTGLSSHELNQPGTYQDVTDTTVVAQFKAIESTLPDFLQNEGTVHFIAWTTTPWTLPSNTALTVGPKIDYVLVETFNQYTFEPTKVILAKKLISKQFDKRFVQVEDKTALESFKKADKKIPFYIVKEFLGKDLVGIKYEQLLDYVLPNDHPENAFRIIAGDFVTTEDGTGIVHTAPTFGADDALVAKQASPEIPPMLVKDENGNLVPLVDLQGRFRKEVKDDIYGFAGEYVKAEYLTEKDLEDELKIQQEKLTNVLKNQKEYLSVDERLGLKLKNENKAFKVEKYKHSYPNCWRTDKPILYYPLDSWFIKVTEVKDRMHELNKTINWKPESTGTGRFGNWLANANDWNLSRSRYWGIPLPIWRTEDGKEEICIGSVKELKSEMAKAVEAGILAKDIFEDFEVDNNSEENYAKIDLHKNIVDQIVLVSASGKPMKRESDLIDVWFDSGSMPYAQWHYPFENKNKIDGNESFPADFIAEGVDQTRGWFYTLHAIATMVFDSVAYKNVVSNGLVLDKNGHKMSKRLGNATDPFTTLATYGADATRWYMISNANPWDNLKFDLEGIEEVKRKFFGTLYNTYSFFSLYTNIDGFSYSEEDIALNERPELDRWILSELHTLIHKVDKFYAAYEPTRATRAISDFTQDYLSNWYVRLSRRRFWKGDYQTDKISAYQTLYTCMVTIAKLSAPIAPFFMDKLYQDLNSVTGKESSESIHLSNFPKFNESFVNKSLERKMENAQTISSLVLSLRAKEKIKVRQPLQKIMIPVDSNQQKEEILAVANLIKHEVNIKEVDLLEDASDILIKQIKPNFKALGPKFGKEMRFVAAEIQKFTQEDINKIEKDKHISIEINGKNITLGLEDVDISSKDIEGWLVANEGALTVALDVTITEKLRKEGIARELVNRIQNTRKDTGLEVTDKIKLTVLNYENLQQSILENKRYIMSETLTEDLVFVDELKNGTEIEFDTIKSRILIEKI; encoded by the coding sequence ATGAAAGCGAAATTTCCTGAATATAAAGGACTTGACTTACCAAAAGTAGCCGAAGAAATTCTAAACTATTGGAAAGAAAATAACATATTTAAAAAAAGTGTAACTACAAGAGAAGGTGCAAAACCTTTTGTCTTTTTTGAAGGACCGCCTTCAGCAAACGGATTGCCAGGAGTGCATCATGTTTTGGCAAGAGCGATAAAAGATATTTTTCCGCGTTACAAAACCATGAAAGGTTACCAAGTGAAGCGAAAAGCAGGCTGGGATACGCATGGTTTGCCTATTGAATTAGGCGTAGAAAAAGAATTAGGAATTACCAAAGAAGATATTGGTGTAAAAATTTCTGTTGAAGATTACAACGCAGCTTGTAGAAAAGCAGTAATGCGTTATACAGATATTTGGAACGACTTAACCCAAAAAATGGGATATTGGGTAGATATGGATAATCCATACATTACCTACGAACCAAAATATATGGAATCTGTTTGGTGGTTGCTAAAACAAATTTATAATAAAGATTTAATCTACAAAGGCTATACCATTCAGCCCTATTCACCAAAAGCAGGTACAGGTTTAAGTTCGCACGAATTAAACCAACCAGGAACCTATCAAGACGTTACAGATACCACAGTTGTTGCACAATTTAAGGCGATAGAAAGTACGCTTCCAGACTTTTTACAAAATGAAGGAACTGTTCATTTCATAGCTTGGACAACAACACCTTGGACGTTGCCAAGTAACACAGCATTAACGGTTGGACCAAAAATTGACTACGTTTTAGTTGAAACTTTTAACCAATACACATTTGAGCCAACAAAAGTTATTTTGGCTAAAAAATTAATCTCTAAACAATTTGATAAAAGGTTTGTTCAAGTAGAAGATAAAACAGCGTTAGAAAGCTTTAAAAAAGCTGATAAAAAAATCCCTTTTTACATTGTTAAAGAGTTTTTAGGTAAAGATTTAGTAGGCATTAAATACGAGCAATTATTAGATTATGTCTTACCAAACGACCATCCAGAAAATGCATTTAGAATAATTGCTGGCGATTTTGTAACTACAGAAGATGGTACAGGAATCGTACACACAGCACCCACTTTTGGAGCAGACGATGCCTTGGTTGCCAAACAAGCTTCGCCAGAAATTCCGCCAATGTTGGTCAAAGATGAAAATGGTAATTTAGTTCCGTTAGTAGATTTACAAGGTAGATTCAGAAAAGAAGTAAAAGACGATATCTATGGTTTTGCAGGAGAATATGTAAAAGCAGAATATTTAACGGAAAAAGATTTAGAAGACGAATTAAAAATTCAACAAGAAAAATTAACCAACGTTCTAAAAAATCAAAAAGAATATTTATCTGTAGATGAACGTTTAGGACTAAAATTAAAGAACGAAAACAAGGCTTTTAAAGTCGAAAAATACAAGCACAGTTACCCTAATTGTTGGCGTACAGACAAGCCCATTTTATACTATCCATTAGATTCTTGGTTTATAAAAGTTACAGAGGTAAAAGATAGAATGCACGAGTTAAACAAAACCATTAACTGGAAACCAGAATCTACAGGAACAGGACGTTTTGGAAACTGGTTGGCAAATGCAAACGACTGGAATTTATCACGATCGAGATATTGGGGAATTCCTTTACCAATCTGGAGAACAGAAGATGGTAAAGAAGAAATTTGTATTGGTTCTGTAAAAGAATTAAAAAGTGAAATGGCGAAAGCTGTGGAAGCTGGAATTTTAGCAAAAGATATTTTCGAAGATTTTGAAGTGGATAACAATTCCGAAGAAAACTATGCAAAAATAGATTTGCACAAGAATATTGTAGATCAAATTGTGTTAGTTTCAGCTTCAGGAAAACCCATGAAACGCGAAAGCGATTTAATAGATGTTTGGTTCGATTCGGGTTCTATGCCATATGCACAATGGCATTATCCATTTGAAAATAAAAATAAGATTGATGGAAACGAATCTTTCCCTGCAGATTTTATTGCAGAAGGAGTAGATCAAACAAGAGGTTGGTTTTACACCTTGCATGCCATTGCAACCATGGTTTTCGATTCTGTAGCCTATAAAAACGTAGTTTCTAACGGTTTGGTTTTAGACAAAAACGGTCATAAAATGTCGAAACGTTTAGGAAACGCTACAGACCCATTTACAACATTAGCAACATATGGGGCAGATGCCACTCGTTGGTACATGATTTCGAATGCAAATCCTTGGGACAATCTAAAATTCGATTTAGAAGGAATTGAAGAAGTAAAACGTAAGTTTTTCGGAACACTTTACAATACCTATTCATTCTTTTCATTATATACAAATATCGATGGCTTTTCTTACAGCGAAGAAGATATCGCATTAAACGAAAGGCCAGAACTCGATAGATGGATTTTATCAGAATTACATACTTTAATCCATAAAGTCGATAAATTTTACGCAGCATACGAACCCACCAGAGCCACCAGAGCCATAAGCGACTTTACGCAAGACTATTTAAGTAATTGGTATGTTCGTTTAAGTAGAAGACGTTTTTGGAAAGGAGATTATCAAACAGATAAAATTTCTGCTTACCAAACACTGTACACTTGTATGGTTACCATTGCAAAATTAAGTGCGCCAATTGCTCCGTTTTTTATGGATAAATTGTATCAAGATTTAAATTCTGTAACCGGTAAAGAATCTTCAGAAAGTATTCATTTATCTAATTTTCCAAAATTTAATGAAAGTTTTGTAAACAAATCTTTAGAGCGTAAAATGGAAAATGCACAAACCATTTCTTCTTTAGTTTTATCATTAAGAGCAAAAGAAAAAATTAAGGTGCGTCAACCCTTACAAAAAATTATGATTCCTGTTGATAGTAATCAGCAAAAGGAAGAAATTTTAGCAGTTGCCAATTTAATTAAGCACGAAGTAAATATTAAAGAAGTAGATCTTTTAGAAGACGCATCAGACATTTTAATCAAACAAATTAAGCCTAATTTTAAAGCTTTAGGGCCTAAATTTGGTAAAGAAATGCGATTTGTTGCAGCAGAGATTCAAAAGTTTACACAAGAAGATATTAACAAAATAGAAAAAGATAAGCACATTTCTATAGAAATTAATGGAAAAAATATTACTTTGGGACTCGAAGATGTAGATATTTCGTCAAAAGATATCGAAGGTTGGTTAGTTGCAAACGAAGGCGCGTTAACAGTAGCTTTAGATGTTACCATTACAGAAAAATTACGTAAAGAAGGAATTGCCAGAGAATTGGTTAACAGAATTCAAAATACACGTAAAGACACAGGTTTAGAAGTAACAGATAAAATTAAGCTTACGGTCTTAAACTACGAGAACTTACAACAGTCTATCTTAGAAAATAAACGCTACATTATGAGTGAAACATTAACCGAAGATTTGGTTTTTGTGGACGAGTTAAAAAATGGTACAGAAATTGAATTCGATACCATAAAAAGTAGAATATTAATTGAAAAAATCTAA
- a CDS encoding FAD-dependent monooxygenase, with product MQTEQYDVVVIGGGPAGGQTSRSLAKKGLNVLLVEKYNSFALNNFSSAGMTLEPLNEFQLPETIVGAYWKDIVIQCTQKAYTWKGNTKKGVVLDFKKLREFLAEETIKFGGKVLMGHKYIGKTVVENGVIVRLVKNNNTKEIEIKTKIVVDATGPLRKVMYDTNETQPEMVLGSGTEYEIEVEQEIYDQFKDKLLFFLGHKWAIKGYSWIFPMQNRVLKVGAGKTHIKSKDQEQTNKTTRKITEKIISEYIQAKEYKIIDKHGGILRYSIGLKDQFYKNKVVAVGDAVSAINPRGGEGIRYAMQTAELASKYIEEYIKTGKENFHLYQKKWRRKKLLKWKLSEYSARRMYSRYTDQQVENRVQFLRKNFTIDEMIDSLFNFKYNKTFARIFQYGVLKLQFLFKKEKF from the coding sequence TTGCAAACAGAACAATATGATGTAGTTGTAATTGGAGGAGGTCCTGCAGGAGGACAAACATCTAGAAGCTTAGCAAAAAAAGGACTAAATGTTCTTTTAGTAGAAAAGTACAACTCTTTTGCCTTAAACAATTTTTCTAGTGCAGGGATGACGTTAGAACCCTTAAACGAATTTCAACTTCCAGAGACAATCGTTGGTGCCTATTGGAAAGATATCGTAATACAATGCACCCAAAAAGCTTACACTTGGAAAGGAAACACAAAAAAAGGAGTTGTATTAGATTTTAAAAAATTACGCGAATTTTTAGCTGAAGAAACCATAAAGTTTGGAGGCAAAGTGCTAATGGGGCACAAATACATTGGTAAAACAGTAGTAGAAAATGGTGTAATTGTTAGACTGGTAAAAAACAACAATACTAAAGAAATCGAAATAAAAACGAAAATAGTAGTTGATGCAACAGGTCCTTTAAGAAAAGTAATGTACGATACTAATGAAACACAACCAGAAATGGTTTTAGGAAGTGGTACAGAATATGAAATTGAAGTAGAACAAGAAATTTACGATCAATTTAAAGATAAGTTACTCTTCTTTTTGGGACATAAATGGGCTATCAAAGGCTATTCTTGGATTTTCCCTATGCAAAATAGAGTTTTAAAAGTAGGCGCAGGAAAAACACATATAAAATCTAAAGACCAAGAACAAACCAACAAAACCACAAGAAAGATTACAGAAAAAATCATATCAGAATATATTCAAGCCAAAGAATACAAAATTATAGATAAACACGGTGGCATTTTGCGCTACAGTATTGGTTTAAAAGACCAATTTTACAAAAACAAAGTTGTTGCTGTTGGCGATGCAGTTTCTGCGATAAACCCAAGAGGAGGAGAAGGCATACGTTATGCAATGCAAACGGCAGAATTGGCTTCTAAATATATAGAAGAATACATAAAAACCGGCAAAGAAAACTTTCATCTCTATCAAAAAAAATGGAGAAGAAAAAAGTTGCTAAAATGGAAGTTAAGCGAATATTCAGCAAGAAGAATGTATAGCAGATATACAGATCAACAAGTTGAAAATAGAGTACAATTTTTACGAAAAAACTTTACTATAGACGAAATGATCGACAGCTTATTCAACTTTAAATACAATAAAACATTCGCTAGAATTTTTCAGTACGGAGTTTTAAAACTACAATTCTTATTTAAAAAAGAAAAATTTTAG
- a CDS encoding OmpA family protein has product MKKTIQITIVLLFSSLTIFGQTKETKKADVHFENLSYALAAEEYKKLAEDNATEHVLKRLGDSYYFNVKMQEASNAYSKLFANFPTQKPEHIFRYAQALRATRNFNESDAWMKKFHEAKKKDSRGVHFTNHEVTLNELKNGKPNYTVSNLRSINTVNSDFGVTDYGNTILFSSPRKGNVFVKRSHTRNNKNFLDIYKVLKEKITTTEGDNSQVRPMFTDEVNSKYHESSVTFSPDRQTMYFTRNNYNNGVYKNDKKGYNNLKIYKAVWVYNKWTNVQELPFNSDEYSTGHPSVSKDGKKLYFVSDMPGSIGETDIYEVAINADGSFGTPQNLGSEVNTEGREMFPFISDEDVLYFSSDGHFGIGALDVFATRKEKGEYKTPVNLKAPVNSPLDDFAFSINPITKTGYLSSNREGGVGDDDIYAVVELEKPEAIVVKPPCMQVVSGVVQDKKFKNPLPGAKLVLKNAKGMVVKEAYANAKAMFTFTLPCNQQYTLNATKEYYEPDTASFVTTKNKELQLDLIFALDIISDFSYNERGELIIKIKPIYFDYNKANIRPDAAVELNHIVSIMKKYPKLVIRSSSHTDARGKASYNEALSDRRAKSSVAYIIEKGISPSRISGKGFGETRLVNNCVDNDKHTNRVKCSKEQHQANRRTEFVIVKM; this is encoded by the coding sequence ATGAAAAAAACAATACAAATTACAATCGTACTTTTATTCAGTTCTTTAACCATATTTGGGCAAACTAAAGAAACGAAAAAAGCAGACGTCCATTTCGAAAATTTATCTTACGCATTAGCTGCAGAAGAATATAAGAAGCTTGCAGAAGATAATGCTACAGAACACGTTCTAAAAAGATTAGGAGACAGTTATTATTTTAACGTAAAAATGCAAGAAGCATCAAATGCTTATAGCAAGTTGTTTGCGAACTTTCCAACACAAAAACCAGAACATATTTTTAGATATGCACAAGCGTTAAGAGCCACAAGAAATTTTAACGAATCTGATGCTTGGATGAAAAAATTTCACGAAGCAAAAAAGAAAGATTCAAGAGGAGTTCATTTTACAAATCACGAAGTCACTTTAAACGAACTTAAAAATGGTAAGCCAAACTATACCGTTAGTAATTTAAGAAGTATAAATACGGTAAATTCCGACTTTGGAGTTACAGATTACGGAAACACCATTTTATTTTCTTCGCCAAGAAAAGGAAACGTATTTGTAAAAAGAAGCCACACAAGAAACAACAAAAACTTCTTAGATATTTACAAAGTTCTTAAAGAAAAAATAACAACTACAGAAGGCGATAATTCTCAGGTAAGACCCATGTTTACAGACGAAGTAAACTCTAAATATCACGAATCTTCTGTAACTTTTTCTCCAGACAGGCAAACCATGTACTTTACAAGAAATAACTACAATAATGGAGTTTATAAAAATGATAAAAAAGGATACAACAATCTAAAAATTTATAAAGCTGTTTGGGTATATAATAAATGGACAAACGTACAAGAGCTTCCTTTTAATAGTGACGAATATTCAACAGGACATCCATCAGTTAGTAAAGATGGTAAGAAGTTATACTTTGTGTCAGACATGCCAGGAAGTATTGGAGAAACAGATATTTATGAAGTCGCTATAAATGCTGATGGCTCTTTTGGTACACCACAAAATTTAGGTTCAGAAGTAAATACAGAGGGTAGAGAAATGTTTCCATTTATTTCAGACGAAGACGTATTGTATTTTTCTTCAGATGGCCATTTTGGTATAGGAGCCTTAGACGTATTTGCAACCAGAAAAGAAAAAGGAGAATACAAAACACCCGTAAATTTAAAAGCCCCTGTAAATTCGCCATTAGACGATTTTGCATTTTCGATAAATCCAATAACCAAAACAGGTTATTTATCTTCTAACCGAGAAGGAGGGGTTGGCGATGATGACATTTACGCAGTTGTAGAATTAGAAAAACCAGAAGCAATTGTTGTAAAACCACCATGTATGCAAGTAGTATCTGGAGTTGTACAAGACAAGAAATTTAAAAACCCATTGCCAGGAGCAAAATTAGTTTTAAAAAATGCAAAAGGGATGGTTGTTAAAGAAGCATATGCAAATGCAAAAGCAATGTTTACATTTACATTACCATGCAATCAACAATATACATTAAATGCGACCAAAGAATATTACGAGCCAGATACAGCCTCTTTTGTAACCACAAAAAATAAAGAATTGCAACTCGATTTAATTTTTGCCTTAGACATTATATCAGATTTTTCATATAACGAAAGAGGAGAACTAATCATTAAAATAAAGCCTATTTATTTCGATTATAATAAAGCGAACATCAGGCCAGATGCCGCAGTAGAATTAAATCATATTGTTAGTATTATGAAAAAATATCCAAAACTAGTAATTAGATCTAGTTCACACACAGATGCTAGAGGTAAAGCAAGTTATAACGAAGCTTTATCCGACAGAAGAGCAAAATCTTCTGTAGCTTATATTATCGAAAAAGGCATTAGCCCTAGTAGAATTTCTGGAAAAGGCTTTGGAGAAACAAGATTGGTAAATAATTGTGTAGATAACGACAAGCATACAAATCGCGTAAAATGTTCTAAAGAACAACATCAAGCAAATAGAAGAACCGAGTTTGTAATTGTTAAAATGTAA